The Arachis hypogaea cultivar Tifrunner chromosome 19, arahy.Tifrunner.gnm2.J5K5, whole genome shotgun sequence genome has a window encoding:
- the LOC112778326 gene encoding uncharacterized protein, which translates to MGATLFHPLILKAWLPRNFDKPMDMRYDGTKDPQEHITAFKARMNLEGVGDAVRCRAFPVTLAGPAIRWFNTLPQESITTFTDISRSFLDRFTMRIAKAKHPINLLGVTQKPSEPTRKFLDRFNNECLEIDGLTDSIASLCLTNGLLNDDFRKHLTTKPVWTMQEIQSVAKEYINDEEVSQVVVANKRQLPSSSAWQAPQVDRPRPLKERTGGNKSLYCDYHKGFGHKTQDCFDLKDALEQAIREGKLSEFSRLIKEPRRRERERFEEDRSQTVKPRQEPTVDANDPPTFVVNIVVRSDSPPKSKSAAKRDTRVLSISTDGPSKRHPTISFGPKDKWFNDLPENPPW; encoded by the exons ATGGGAGCCACCCTCTTTCACCCCTTAATCCTCAAGGCCTGGCTCCCGAGAAACTTCGACAAGCCGatggacatgaggtacgatgggACCAAGGACCCCCAGGAGCATATCACAGCTTTTAAAGCAAGGATGAACTTGGAAGGGGTAGGCGACGCGGTCAGATGCCGGGCATTCCCCGTAACACTGGCCGGTCCAGCAATTCGATGGTTCAACACCCTCCCACAAGAGTCCATCACAACTTTCACAGACATATCTCGAAGCTTCCTAGATCGGTTCACGATGCGCATAGCCAAGGCAAAACACCCAATCAACTTACTGGGGGTTACCCAAAAACCCAGCGAGCCGACTAGGAAATTCCTAGATAGGTTCAACAACGAGTGTTTGGAGATCGACGGCCTCACGGACTCAATCGCTAGTCTATGCCTAACAAATGGCCTGCTGAACGACGACTTTAGGAAGCACCTCACAACCAAGCCTGTATGGACTATGCAGGAAATTCAAAGCGTGGCCAAGGAATACATCAACGATGAAGAGGTCAGTCAGGTTGTAGTAGCCAATAAACGACAGCTCCCTAGCTCGTCAGCTTGGCAGGCCCCTCAAGTCGACAG ACCTAGGCCGTTGAAGGAGAGGACGGGAGGCAACAAGAGCCTTTACTGCGATTATCACAAGGGGTTTGGCCACAAAACCCAAGACTGCTTCGACCTTAAGGATGCCCTGGAACAGGCCATCAGAGAAGGAAAGCTGAGTGAATTCTCCCGGCTCATCAAAGAACCGAGGAGGCGGGAAAGGGAACGCTTCGAGGAAGATCGGAGCCAGACTGTCAAACCAAGGCAAGAACCCACAGTGGATGCCAATGACCCCCCAACTTTTGTGGTCAACATCGTGGTCAGGAGCGACAGCCCCCCTAAATCCAAGTCGGCAGCCAAAAGGGACACCCGAGTACTCTCTATCTCGACAGATGGCCCCAGCAAAAGGCATCCCACAATATCATTTGGCCCAAAAGATAAGTGGTTCAATGACCTCCCCGAAAACCCCCCATGGTAG